DNA sequence from the Glycine soja cultivar W05 chromosome 18, ASM419377v2, whole genome shotgun sequence genome:
AGAGAGAATCACTGAGCCTGTGGCACATGGTCCAACATCAGAGCGCGATTTCCACCACAAGTgtttcacatgcttcagtcaagtgttgaaactcgggGTTTTGGCAGATGAAGGGAGGCTGTTGAAGCGCAAGAATTTTCCCAACAAATGGAGGAGTGTgaccatggaatgtattacatgCCACCAACATTTTCTCAGTATCCTTCACAGATGTATCAATATCATTTCGAAGGTTATCATACTGATATGTTTGCAAGCGAACATTCGTTCGGTGGTGTTGCAGAAACACATCttcatttttcatggccgacTATGACCCCTTCGTAGCAACATGATGCCCCAATTGCAACACCTAATGCCCTATTAGTTCCGGAATGGAATGTACTCGGAGCAATACATAACATGggtgacttattaggtgttgatttgtgTCACGAGTTTTCTGCTGAGGCTGAGCAAGTAGAAGCGGGGAGACATCTaggcagaagaaatcctgatcaTCAAGCGCGAAAATGGAATCTACCATGTGGCATATCCTCACGTCATCACGGACATCATAATGAATGATTTTGATGTCtctgtttaaattttttgttgtatGTGTGACATTTGAACTTGACACTTAATCTATCGTATCTCATTTATTAAGCCTTACTAATGGATACAGTTTATGTCGCacatcaaactataataataaataaagtttaaaaataaaattaaagtagacAAACGAAAATAAGTAATGGTACTAACTAACGATGAACACCAATGTCATATGTGCATTATGATCCAAATACTTCATTGGACTCCTCACTCACTCAACCTGCATTGTTCGGAAgaatttatttcaacttctaaatgtaattttatttcattagatgcATCAGTTTGGACTTTTTCCACCTACCTATTTGCTCAAATTATAAGGTTTAGGATTTATGATTTAGGGTTTAGAGTTTGGGTTTTAAGGTTTAGgatttggggtttagggtttagagtttggggtttatggtttagtgtttggggtttagggtttggggtttatGATTTATGGGTTAAGGTTTAGGGTTTTCTGCATAGGGCTTAGGGTTAAACTACAGAAGCCATTAAGAGACTACTACATTCCAAAATaagtaatgttaaaaaaataactaaactacacaaaccaaaataagtaatgttTGTAACTAACGATTTCATTGAAGACCACAAAGTAAATACATTCAAGACAACTTAAACCAATACAAGTCACTCGTGTagcatacataaatcaattaaatgaacaaCTCCGAcggtcagattgcattggacatcgaCGCCTGTTGTGCTCTTctgctccacatctactacatttttgtcggtgctcagatggttcgagccaatccatctcattccttatccttggttattttggccgaccttttgcacaaattgtagttgggtcagggataagtgtccatgcgtcatcagaaggaggaatagccgcttcattctcaagaggccaccattgtgcggagtaagcctttaagatgtgctcatttgtataaacaacatctatatattgatagtagttcatgctcacgtaaccacatgctgcaataatgtgtgaacatggatagtgaagcgcagaataccttctGCATTGACAATGAtgaccattcaagttaactgtccacttttgtccgccacgttgcgttatagggTTGAAGGTCTCCTTTACTTCAAACCTTAtggagtggatatcatacacgcgaacgatgtgcgaacaagcttgttcttgattttttctaagttctttaacaagcttagaacaatatacttgtccttcatttaactgtctttgggcttggcggccacgatcaacaaagtactttcgaaaCCTACTGTATGTTGATTTGACCAACGCTGTTATGGGtatgttgcgacaatccttcaaaaccttattgatacattctgagaggttggttttcatgtggccatatcgacgtccttctATATCATTAGTcatcgtccatttttcctttgaaatgtgatcaatccatgttgctatggctggactcagttgacgaaaattttctaaattttgataaaaaaatgtgctTGCAAAAAGTGTAGCCTACATAAAATTAGTTAGGAACaataattttaagtatatatgaaaCTTAAATTAACGTGACCATGATAaatgaaatcttacccaatttcttcaacatttctttttgtttggcattattgaatttgcgattgaaattgcttgctatgtgtcggACGCAGTAAACATGATAACCATGGGGAGGTTGtcaaccaagtgcttcgttagccacatcagactttatactcgcgtgacgatcagataggagaaaaataccatttttatctgtgacgtgttcacgcaagtgtgccaaaaaccatgaccatactctcaacgtctcaccttcgaccacggcgaatgctaaaggaaggacaccaccatttccatcttgtgatgtgacCATTAAGAGGGTCCCATGGTATTTGTCGtacaaatgtgtgccgtcaacttgtatgattggcttacaatacttgaaagcctctttacattgacCAAAAGTCAAAAACACTCTATGAAACTGACGGTGTTTGCGACTAACTGTATTCCcaataataaaatcatcatgtagtatttgaaaatatgatccaggagaatgattttgcatgtgtgttaacCACGACGATAGTTTTgcatatgactcttcccaatcgccatattctaTTGCAATGGCTTTTTGTttcgccaaccaagcttttttgtacgacaccttgtaagcaaattcactgttaatcctctcttgaatcaaagaaaattttattgatggatcttctctgatcatgcctgtcaacaaaataacaaaatttaaatgacaattaacgCAAAAGTGGCATAATATGAACATCaaatacgtacctactacacaagtgacattaaatctgaatcaagcttctcgtaatcttgtgtcatggtcatattgagacatgtgtgtggtccaccccattggcAATTTCCCTTTACTGAAAAAAGCACGTCTGCCAAGCTTGCCAACGCCTGAAGCCTACCCTCCCAGAACTCGCCGGTTTGGCTGGCAACTCCCATGCATGACAAAATCGTCAATGGGACTAACGAGTCCAGTACGGCACAACAAACTTGCCAATGGAACTGACGGTTTGTTTTGTGCATGCATGCATTTACGTCGAAAACAGACCCATGCAGAAAATACTTACAAACCAATCCCATTTTGAgaaattatttgtaaaagtGCCCCAAAGTGGACAATTTGCCTGTTTAAGCCACCCttcctttgttttattttatttttattcaatcccTTCCTTTCATTATGTCTTTTAGACCTGGTTTaccggaaaaaaaaatcaaaaagttGTACGATATTTCATGCCAGTGTTCTTCCCTTCTcactgttctttttcttttctttttacacaTATACATGGGAAATAATTTCTCACCGTTCTAAAAGCGAAAAACATAGCCCTTTCCACGTGATCTATCAAATTTGAACTAAATTCGTACAGATCACTACTCAATTTTAATGAttgatcaacaaaaaaaaaaatcaaattaatcctAACGCATCTATTAACACCCCAGTTTCTCATCATCCAAGTAAGAAAAACATGATGTGCATCCCAAAGACTCTTTTAGAGTTTAGATTTGCCagcaagaaaaaataaacaaaggttattttattaacaataaaatcAATATAGCATGTTGTTTGCACGAAAATTGCGTAAAAATGTGAAACTATCAACACGGCATTAAGCAGCTTTAGATATAACGCCAGAATaaacactaatttttttaatggaccGCTACACCAAACATGGTATGTTTTTATATACACCGTCTAGATTCCAAGTCCTTTAGCCACACATTCAAGATGAAAGCAATATTGGTACAAACTTTGGCACTTGTGACACTTCTCGAGTTGTTGGTTTTGATCCCAATTGAGGGAAAATCAACACCAAAGACATTGCACCAAAATGGTACTACTAGAGTCCCATCATCACCAATTTCACCATGGGTGAAGAATGTGGTGAAAGCAAGATCATCAGGGTGCCGTGGTAGGTCATGGGTGTGCAACCAAGGAGAATTTCCACCAAGGAGCTTGTGCTGTAGGAACCGTTGTGTGAATGTGACTTCTGATAGGAACAATTGTGGGTTGTGTGGGATTAGGTGCCCCTTCAATTGGAAGTGTTGTGGAGGCTTATGCAGGAACATAAACTTGAGCATTTTCAACTGTGGCAAGTGTGGACATAGATGTCCCTTTGGGACATTGTGCTTCTTTGGGACATGCGGGTATGCATAGGGACATGCTTCATTGATTCCTTCTTAATTAACTAAGTCACCAAAGCAACCGCAACCACCGAGCATTCATTTTAGTGGCACTCCAGTTTCTCATCATCCACATGAAAGTAGAAGgaacaaaattaattgattattaatCTTGATTTATTTGAGTCCAAATTTTTGTAATAGTGTCattattaatgttattataAAAACATTGTTGTTTGGTCATATTTGATCTACATATGGGAGCAAATTACGAGGCCGCTTCTTTACTATTTTGTTATGTATGAGAAATTATTGTGTAGACGTACAcctattatcttatttttacacacaattaataaaaaaaattgaaaagtgttaaaatataaagaaaaaatgttctgaatttattaacttttaattttctttgataAAGATTTGATCTTTTCTTTGATAAAGATTTGATCTTATAAAGATGTGTTAcatttatagaaataaaatagaatacttAACCAACTAACTAAaccaaaatttttataaataattttctatgtatttttaataatttataatatataaataattttttcgctgcagatagataaataatttaaacagattagtatttatatgttttaaaatctatttatatattcatttaaaatacatataaaatatattaaaaaaacataaaatttattaataacattttattcgttattaatgaaattattaaaattattcaacGGGATATTTCTCCAAGGCTTAACCTTCCCACTTTCCGTGTGTTTGGCTCACTCTCACCGCCACAATCAGTAGCGAGAAATTTACTGTTCAATTCTGTACCCTTTTGCCGATGCCATCGAATGCTCCACTCTCTCTTCACTCTCCGCCGCCACCGTCACCGCCTTTGTTCTTCTCTCTCTAACATCCCCACCGCCCAAAACCACAACATTAACCTTCTCGACAACAATGCCTCTCTCAAACCCCACTTATTGGAGCTCTCCCTCGCGATCCCCGAAACCACTCGCACGTGCTGGAGGCTCCCCGCGCTGGGCCCCTCGCACGTGCTGCAACTCCTGCTGGCTCTCGAGTCCCACAGCGTCACTGTCGAAAAGGTTCGATCTTTGTGGGAAATTTTCAAATGGGGTGCTCACAAAAACGTGGCTTTGAATTCCAAGCACCCTTCACAGTCCCTTGAAACCATGACCTCGCTTCTCGTGCAAGTGGGGTTGTTTGAAGAAGCCGAGGACTTGCTCTTCGCGTTGGAAAGTAATGAGATTTTTTATGATCTCGTTAAAGGGTATGTTGCTGCGAGAGATTGGGAAAAAGGTGTTTTTGTGTATGATGTTATGAAGGGTCGAGGGAAGGTTCCTTCGAAGGATTGTTATGGTGTTTTGATTGATCTCTTGGTGAAGGTGAAGAGGACGGGTCTTGCATCTAGGGTGGCTTTTGATTTGGTGGATTTGGGAGTACCGTTGAGTGGTGATGAAGTGAAGGCGTTGGAGAAGGTTATGGTGCAGCTTTGCGTTGATGGGAAGATTCAGGAAGCAAGGAACATGGTGAAGAAGGTGTTGGTTCTTAATTCTGAGGTTAGTAGTTTGGTTTTTGATGAGATTGCGTTTGGATATTGTGAGAAGAGGGACTTTAAAGATTTGCTTAGTTTCTTTGTTGAGGTGAAGTGTGCCCCTAGTGTGATGGCTGCTAATAGAGTTGTGAATTCGTTGTGTAGCAGTTATGGCGTAGAAAGGGCCGGGTTGTTTCTGCAAGAGCTAGAGAGTTTAGGTTTTAGTCCTGATGAAGTAACCTATGGGATATTGATTGGTTGGAGTTGTCGCGAAGGGAAGATGAGAAATGCATTGAGTTGTTTGTCAGTTATGCTATCGAAAAGCTTTGTGCCGCATGTGTATACTTATAATGCTCTTATAAGTGGGTTGTTTAAGTTAGGTATGTTGGATCATGCACGGGACATTGTTGATGAGATGATTGAGAGGGGGATACTGCCTGATATTTCGACTTTCAGAGTCCTTATTGCGGGCTATTGTAAGTCTAGGCGGTTTGATGAAGTGAAAAGTTTGATTCATGAGATGGAGAACCGTGGATTGATTAAGCTTGCTTTGATGGAGAATCCGATTTCCAAGGCTTTTCTGATTTTGGGCTTGGGCCCTTTGAGTGTGAAGTTGAAACGAGACAATGATGGGGGACTTTCGAAAACAGAGTTCTTTGATGAGGTTGGAAATGGACTTTATTTGGATACAGATGTTGATGAGTATGACAAACACATTACTTTGGATCTTGAAGAATCCATGGTACCCAACTTCAATTCATTTGTAAGTAAGGAATGTAGCGATGGTAACCTGAAAAATGCATTGGTTTTGGTTGAAGAAATGCTTTGTTGGGGACAAGAATTGCTATttcctgaattttcaaatttagtGAGACAACTTTGTTCATCTCGGTCACAAATCAAGTCAATGACCAAGCTTTTGGAGCAAATGCCAAAGTCTGCACATAAACTTGACCCAGAAACTCTCAATTTGGTTGTACAGGCATACAGCAAGAAAGGCTTACTTTTCAAAGCAAAAATTATACTAGATGGAATGCTTCAAAACGAATTTCATGTCAAGAATGAGACATATACTGCCATATTAATGCCTTTATGTAAGAAAGGAAACATGAAGGACTTTAGTTATTATTGGGATGTTGCTTGTAGAAATAAATGGTTACCAAGTTTGGAGGACTTTAAATGTCTTCTAGTCCATATCTGCCATTGGAAAATGCTTAAGGAAGCATCACAATTTCTTGAAATCATGCTTTTATCATACCCTTATCTAAAGTCTGATATATGTCATGTATTTCTAGAAGTACTTTCTAGTACAGGTCTTGCTGACACTGCACTTGTAGTTTTAAAACAACTGCAACCTTGTTTCAACTTGGATCATACTGATTATAATCATCTTATAAGGGGTTTATGCAATGAGGGAAAATTTTCTCTAGCCTTTACAGTATTGGATGATATGCTGGATAGATCTTTGGCACCTTGTTTGGATGTTTCAGTCTTGTTAATCCCTCAATTGTGCAAGGCTCATAGATATGACAAAGCTATTGCTTTAAAAGATATCATTTTAAAAGAGCAGCCTTCATTTTCTCATGCTGCAGATTGTGCATTGATAT
Encoded proteins:
- the LOC114396880 gene encoding stigma-specific STIG1-like protein 4 codes for the protein MKAILVQTLALVTLLELLVLIPIEGKSTPKTLHQNGTTRVPSSPISPWVKNVVKARSSGCRGRSWVCNQGEFPPRSLCCRNRCVNVTSDRNNCGLCGIRCPFNWKCCGGLCRNINLSIFNCGKCGHRCPFGTLCFFGTCGYA
- the LOC114395116 gene encoding pentatricopeptide repeat-containing protein At5g15280, mitochondrial, which produces MLHSLFTLRRHRHRLCSSLSNIPTAQNHNINLLDNNASLKPHLLELSLAIPETTRTCWRLPALGPSHVLQLLLALESHSVTVEKVRSLWEIFKWGAHKNVALNSKHPSQSLETMTSLLVQVGLFEEAEDLLFALESNEIFYDLVKGYVAARDWEKGVFVYDVMKGRGKVPSKDCYGVLIDLLVKVKRTGLASRVAFDLVDLGVPLSGDEVKALEKVMVQLCVDGKIQEARNMVKKVLVLNSEVSSLVFDEIAFGYCEKRDFKDLLSFFVEVKCAPSVMAANRVVNSLCSSYGVERAGLFLQELESLGFSPDEVTYGILIGWSCREGKMRNALSCLSVMLSKSFVPHVYTYNALISGLFKLGMLDHARDIVDEMIERGILPDISTFRVLIAGYCKSRRFDEVKSLIHEMENRGLIKLALMENPISKAFLILGLGPLSVKLKRDNDGGLSKTEFFDEVGNGLYLDTDVDEYDKHITLDLEESMVPNFNSFVSKECSDGNLKNALVLVEEMLCWGQELLFPEFSNLVRQLCSSRSQIKSMTKLLEQMPKSAHKLDPETLNLVVQAYSKKGLLFKAKIILDGMLQNEFHVKNETYTAILMPLCKKGNMKDFSYYWDVACRNKWLPSLEDFKCLLVHICHWKMLKEASQFLEIMLLSYPYLKSDICHVFLEVLSSTGLADTALVVLKQLQPCFNLDHTDYNHLIRGLCNEGKFSLAFTVLDDMLDRSLAPCLDVSVLLIPQLCKAHRYDKAIALKDIILKEQPSFSHAADCALICGFCNMGSTGKADTLFRDMLSKGLTPDDELCNIIIQGHCHVNDLRKVGELLGFAIRKDWELSLTSYKNLVRLVCRKGRVQFALSLKNLMLAQCPLDGLIIYNILMFYLLKDGNSLDVNKILTEMEEKKVVLDEVGHNFLVYGFLQCRDLSSSLHYLTTMISKGLKPSNRSLRKVISKLCDAGNLKKALKLSQEMRLRGWMHDSSIQTSIVESLLLCGNIQGAETFLDRMGEESLTPDDINYDYLIKCFCQHGRLNKAVHLMNTMLKKHNIPVSTSYDFIIHGFCAQNKLDIALNFYSEMLSWNLKPRIDTVEMLLHRFCQDGKTELAEQFLVDMSHGGETPTRKMYCTVIKSYHMKKNLRKASELLQAMQENGYQPDFETHWSLISNLNSAKAKDTDNASKGFLSRLLFKSGFLQKK